A genomic segment from Segniliparus rotundus DSM 44985 encodes:
- a CDS encoding MlaE family ABC transporter permease has protein sequence MTAPARYYPPLVAPFVRGVKAIFNGPLNFFEQMGHVLTFLGLVLGAIPHTFRSYGRQIRDTLIDLTWGNGRIIVGGGTLSVLAVLGLSIGGVIGLEGYNALSIINIAPFTSFVSAYGMTREFGPLAAALGFAAQAGCRITAEIGAMRIAEEIDALEATGIRSIPFVVTTRVIAGVAVILPVYLLTLILGYEACSLVVNVLHSQSSGTYDYNFSHFLVPRDVVLSLIKTAVFIVAVVMIHGYQGYYASGGPEGVGLASGRAIRSSIVIVTVLNMFLTLFFWGRDPGVRISG, from the coding sequence ATGACTGCTCCTGCCCGGTACTACCCCCCGCTTGTCGCCCCGTTCGTGCGAGGCGTCAAAGCAATCTTCAACGGCCCGCTCAATTTCTTCGAGCAGATGGGCCACGTGCTCACCTTCTTGGGTTTGGTGTTGGGGGCCATTCCGCACACCTTCCGCTCGTACGGGCGCCAGATCCGAGACACCCTCATCGACCTCACCTGGGGCAATGGCCGCATCATCGTCGGCGGTGGGACCTTGTCCGTGCTCGCCGTGCTGGGCTTGTCCATCGGCGGCGTCATCGGCCTTGAGGGGTACAACGCTTTATCCATCATCAACATCGCCCCGTTCACCAGCTTCGTCTCAGCGTATGGCATGACGAGGGAGTTCGGCCCCTTGGCCGCCGCTCTGGGCTTCGCCGCCCAGGCCGGTTGCCGCATCACGGCAGAAATCGGCGCCATGCGGATCGCGGAAGAGATCGACGCGTTGGAGGCCACGGGCATCCGGTCCATCCCCTTCGTCGTCACCACGCGCGTGATCGCCGGGGTCGCCGTCATCCTGCCCGTGTACCTTTTGACCCTCATATTGGGCTACGAAGCCTGCTCGCTGGTGGTGAACGTCCTCCACAGCCAATCCTCCGGCACGTACGACTACAACTTCTCGCACTTCCTCGTCCCGCGTGACGTGGTTTTGTCGCTCATCAAGACCGCTGTTTTCATCGTTGCCGTGGTCATGATCCACGGTTATCAGGGGTACTACGCCTCCGGCGGCCCTGAGGGCGTCGGTCTCGCGTCGGGCCGGGCGATCCGTTCCAGCATCGTCATCGTCACCGTTCTGAACATGTTCTTGACCCTGTTTTTCTGGGGCCGAGACCCTGGCGTGAGGATATCGGGGTAG
- a CDS encoding MlaE family ABC transporter permease: MTTTQQAGRPSIVERFVSYLFDTVLTSLRTLGRWFMLAADAFRYLVVDSVMLRYPLRETIRQCWFITSVTALPSLLVSIPFGVIVMVQVGNITQQVGAASLTGAAGGLAVIRQGAPIVAALLLGGAAGSAIAADLGARTIREEIDAMRVIGINPTQRLVAPRLAAMLLVAPLLCLFIVFITMAAGYILAVMYQDVTPGSYLGSLGAFAKLSDVYVAVGKALFFGVVVVVIACQRGLETKFGPRGVAESVNAAVVLGVLSTFVLNVVATQIIGLLLPEQVI; encoded by the coding sequence ATGACGACGACGCAACAGGCTGGCCGTCCTTCGATCGTTGAGCGCTTCGTCTCCTATCTTTTCGACACCGTCCTCACCAGTCTGCGCACGCTCGGCCGCTGGTTCATGCTCGCGGCGGACGCCTTCCGCTATCTCGTCGTGGACAGCGTCATGCTGCGCTACCCTCTGAGGGAGACCATCCGCCAGTGCTGGTTCATCACCAGCGTCACGGCGTTGCCGTCGCTCTTGGTCTCGATCCCGTTCGGCGTCATCGTCATGGTCCAGGTCGGCAACATCACCCAGCAGGTCGGCGCTGCCTCGCTCACCGGCGCGGCGGGCGGCCTCGCCGTCATCCGCCAAGGCGCCCCGATCGTCGCCGCGCTCCTGCTCGGCGGGGCGGCCGGTTCGGCCATCGCGGCAGATCTCGGGGCCAGGACTATCCGCGAAGAAATCGACGCGATGCGGGTGATCGGCATCAACCCGACGCAGCGCCTGGTCGCTCCGAGGCTCGCCGCCATGCTCCTGGTCGCTCCGTTGTTGTGCCTGTTCATCGTCTTCATCACCATGGCGGCGGGCTATATTCTCGCGGTGATGTACCAGGATGTGACTCCAGGCAGCTACCTCGGCTCATTGGGGGCGTTCGCAAAGCTTTCGGACGTCTACGTCGCGGTCGGCAAGGCGCTCTTCTTCGGCGTCGTTGTGGTCGTCATCGCGTGCCAGCGCGGGCTCGAGACGAAGTTCGGCCCTCGAGGGGTGGCCGAATCGGTGAACGCCGCCGTGGTGCTGGGCGTGCTCTCCACGTTTGTGTTGAACGTGGTGGCCACGCAGATCATTGGCCTTTTACTTCCGGAACAGGTGATTTGA